GCCTCCGACGACGTAATGGCCCACTTCACCCGAGCGCTCGACGCCCTGGCGCGCCTCGCCGAGGTCGAGAACGCCGTCCTCCGCCTCGCCTCCGAGGTGCGCCGCACCCAGCGCCGCGTCAACGCACTCGACAAAGTCTTCATCCCCGACTACCAGGAGACCGTGAACTACATCGAAGACGTCCTCGAAGAGCGTGAACGGGAGCAGTTCGTGATCATGAAGATGGCCAAAGGCCAGGCATAACGAATGGCACAGCAACCGTTTCGGCACATCCTCGTGTTGGTGGACGGCACCGAGTCGTCGTTCAAGGCGGCCGAGAGCGCCGTGCAGATCGCCAGGGCCGAGAAGGCGCAACTCACCGCCGTGGGCATCGTGGACACGGCGACGCTCAAGCACCTCCTCTCCACCCACATCATGGTGGCGGCGGAGATGGAGGAGTACGAGCGCGACCTCGAGGCCTCGGGCCGCAAGCACCTGGCCTACGTGGCCGACCTCGCGGCCGAGCACGGCGTGAAGGCCCGCACCGTGCTGCTCAAGGGCGCGGTCCACAGCGCCGTGCTGGCCGAGCAGAAGGCGAGCGGCGCCGACCTCATCGTCATCGGCGCCTTCCGCTGGAGCCTGTGCCACCGCGACCAGGCCGCGCGCGAGCGGCAGCTCATCCTCGACGAGGCCCCCTGCCCCGTTCTCGTCGTCCGCTAGACGGCGGGCCGGCGGCGGAGCGGAGGCGCCTTGCGAGGACCCGCCGTCCGCGCGCCCGCCCAGAGGCCGGCCTCCCGCAGTCTTGGAGCGTGCGGGGGCACCGTGGAGGCCCGCCAAGCCTATGGCGAAGCACATCGGCATTGTCGCGTGCAGCGCGGAGGGGGCAGCCCTCTGCTACCGCACGATCTGTGCGGAAGCGTCCGCCCGGATGGGCGAACACGCGCATCCCGAAACCACCATGCACACCCACCCCCTCGCCGCCTACATGGTGCACATTCGCTCCGGCGAGTGGGCCGCCGTGGCCGAGCTGATGCTCTCGTCGGCCCACAAGCTGGCTGCCGTGGGCGCCGACTTCGCCATCTGCCCCGACAACACGATCCACCAGGCCTTCGGCCTCGTCGAGCCGCGCTCGCCCATCCCCTGGCTGCACATCGCCCGCATCGTGGCCTTCGAGGCCAAGCGGCGCGGGTTCGCGCGCCTCGGCATTCTCGGCACCCGCTACCTGATGGAGGGCCCAGTCTACCCCGAGGCCTTAGCCCCCGCGGGCATCGCCGCTCTCGTGCCCGACGAGGCCGACCGCGAGCGGATTGACGCCATCATCTTCCGGGAGCTGGTCAACGCCGTCTTCACCGAGGAGTCGCGGCTCTACCTCAACGCCGTGATGGCGAGGCTCCGCGCACGCGGGGCCGATGCGGCCGTGCTCGGCTGCACGGAGATTCCGTTGCTCGTGCGGCCCGACGAGGCGCCTCTGCCCACCCTCGACTCCACCCGCCTCCTGGCCCGCGCGGCGCTGGCCTGCGCAATTGGCGCTTGAAATCAAGCGGGCTTTGCGCGATGCTGTACAGTGATGAAGACGACGCGCCCCCAATCCCTGATGGCCCTGGCTTGCATCGGCGCGTATGTGCTGATGGCCCAGGTGGAGCTGGTGCTGTGCGTGAGCGCCGACGGCCGCGTGGCTCTCGAGGCCGCGGCCTGCGGCTGTTGCGACCAGTGCGCTGACTCCGCCGCAAGCCCGCTTCAGCGCGCGCCCCAACCCACCGTGGCCAGGGGCAAAGGCTCGTGCAGCTTCTGCTGCGTGGACACGGCGGTCCACGTCAATGGCGTGGCGGTCCAGCCGTCGGCGGGCCATTCCTCCAAGCTGCACGAACGGGCGCCGGCCGCTTCAGCCCTGGCCGTGCCGCCCGCCGGTGTGACGCCCGCGGCGGCGGTCCCCGCGTCCCACGCCCCGCCGCCGAATGCCGGCTTCCAATCCCTCCAGACCGTGGTTCTGCGGATCTAGCCCTCTCACGTCCGATGCCGTGCGTGTGGCCCCCGCGGCGGAGGCTCCGCCGTCCGGGGGCGATCCCTGGCGTTGGCGGCCACTGGGCCGCGAGCGAGCGAGAGGAACCCGAATGGTCGGCAGAGCGTGCGTTCTTGCAGGCATCTTTCTTGCCCTGGTGGCGGGTGGCTGCGCCACCCCGCAACCGGGCCGCGTGGCACCGCCCGAGCGCCGCCCCCTGGGCCGCGACCTGACCGCCTTCGAGGCGCCAGCCGATGCCGCGGTCCCCCGCCCGGAAATCGAGGAGCCCAAGGGGCCGCTCACCCTGCGCGAGGCGCTGGCCCTGGCGCTGCTGCATAGCCCCGAGCTGGCGGAAAGCGCGTGGGACATTCGCATGGCCGAGGCCAGGGTGCTCCAGGCCGGCCTGGGGCCGAATCCCGAGCTGGGGTTCGACTCCGAAGGCTTCGGCGGCACACGGGACAAGAAGGGCTTCGGAAACGCCGAGGGGTCGTTGAGCCTCGCCTACACTATCGAGCTGGGCGGCAAGCGGCTCAAGCGCGTCCGCGCCGCTGAGGCCGAGGGCCGTCTCGCCGCGTGGGACTACGAGACCAAGCGCCTCGACGTGCTCACCGCCACGGCCAAAGCGTTCATCGCCCTGGTGGCCGCGCAGGAACAGGTGGCGCTCGCCGAAGAACTCGTCGCCCTCGCGGAGAGTATCCTCCGCAACGTCGCGGAGCGGGTCAAGGCGGGCAAGGTGTCGCCGCTCGAAGAGCACAAGGCCAAGGGCGAGCTGGCCTCGGCCCGCATCGCGCGCGAGCAGGCCCGACACCGGGTCGC
The sequence above is drawn from the Planctomycetota bacterium genome and encodes:
- a CDS encoding universal stress protein, producing MAQQPFRHILVLVDGTESSFKAAESAVQIARAEKAQLTAVGIVDTATLKHLLSTHIMVAAEMEEYERDLEASGRKHLAYVADLAAEHGVKARTVLLKGAVHSAVLAEQKASGADLIVIGAFRWSLCHRDQAARERQLILDEAPCPVLVVR
- a CDS encoding amino acid racemase encodes the protein MAKHIGIVACSAEGAALCYRTICAEASARMGEHAHPETTMHTHPLAAYMVHIRSGEWAAVAELMLSSAHKLAAVGADFAICPDNTIHQAFGLVEPRSPIPWLHIARIVAFEAKRRGFARLGILGTRYLMEGPVYPEALAPAGIAALVPDEADRERIDAIIFRELVNAVFTEESRLYLNAVMARLRARGADAAVLGCTEIPLLVRPDEAPLPTLDSTRLLARAALACAIGA